One Mugil cephalus isolate CIBA_MC_2020 chromosome 12, CIBA_Mcephalus_1.1, whole genome shotgun sequence DNA segment encodes these proteins:
- the LOC125017234 gene encoding CASP8 and FADD-like apoptosis regulator, whose product MALQDKLLKIDHIAESLDSSERRRLLYLCESPETDTSVACVKEALRSIVTSRDNNGLFLAELVYRLERFDILRKLFKFSRENIERDLKHKQVLSRFRVLMAAISEEMNSDDVNRIKFLLGNTISRENLENVKNFLDVIVELEKRDSVSPERVDFVEKCLRDIDRIDLAKRVASYKMSAEIPGRHSALLPNCRTHQTRQGQPHRIARVNAPLVTSAVQIPERSLELYKFNTNPRGVCLIIDCVGNDGEMLEQTFKDLHFDVILQKWLTADDTLSALKTVIRHRDNYPGDSFVCCIISRGTDDHLLGTDLYGRGLPMDSVRRLFTAEQCPVMTGKPKLFFIQRYSVQDFLPCTRMYNQDEGIETDGYAGLSACNHIPTDADVFWSHCWTDERQLEQGDGHRSVYLKALTDALRKAQTRKSSLLDVQMEVNAAVYEHNGRNPGENYHLDVKHTFRKGLLLN is encoded by the exons ATGGCTCTTCAGGACAAGTTGCTGAAGATCGATCACATAGCGGAGTCTCTAGACAGCAGCGAGCGCAGGAGACTCCTCTACCTCTGCGAGAGCCCCGAAACGGATACCAGTGTGGCTTGTGTGAAGGAGGCACTGAGATCTATAGTGACCTCCCGCGATAACAATGGTCTGTTCCTGGCAGAGCTCGTCTACAGGTTGGAACGATTTGATATCCTCAGGAAGCTTTTCAAattcagcagagaaaacataGAAAGggacctgaaacacaaacaagttcTGTCAAGATTCAG ggtATTGATGGCTGCCATAAGCGAGGAGATGAATTCTGATGATGTGAACCGGATAAAGTTCTTATTGGGCAACACAATATCTCGAGAGAATTTGGAAAACGTGAAG AATTTCTTGGACGTCATTGTGGAACTGGAGAAAAGGGATTCCGTTTCTCCGGAGAGAGTCGACTTTGTGGAGAAATGCTTGAGGGACATTGACCGGATTGACTTAGCCAAAAGAGTGGCATCTTACAAGATGTCAG ctgaaattCCTGGGCGCCATTCAGCTCTACTGCCAAATTGTAGAACTCAT CAAACAAGACAAGGACAGCCCCATCGCATTG CCAGAGTAAATGCACCGTTGGTCACAAGCGCAGTGCAGATCCCTGAG AGATCGCTAGAATTGTACAAATTTAACACTAACCCAAGAGGAGTTTGCCTGATCATAGACTGTGTGGGTAACGATGGAG aaatgttggagcagaCATTTAAGGATCTTCACTTCGACGTGATCCTCCAAAAGTGGCTGACTGCTGACGATACTCTTTCAGCTCTCAAAACCGTaatcagacacagagacaactACCCAGGCGACAGCTTTGTCTGCTGCATCATAAGCCGCGGTACAGACGATCATCTCCTGGGTACGGACTTGTACGGCAGGGGTCTGCCCATGGACAGTGTCAGGCGCCTCTTCACCGCGGAGCAATGCCCCGTGATGACCGGCAAGCCCAAGCTCTTCTTCATCCAGCGGTACAGCGTTCAAGATTTCCTGCCCTGCACCAGGATGTACAACCAGGACGAAGGTATCGAGACGGATGGCTACGCCGGTCTGTCCGCGTGTAATCACATCCCTACAGATGCGGACGTGTTCTGGAGCCACTGCTGGACGGATGAGCGTCAGCTGGAGCAAGGAGACGGACACCGGTCTGTTTACCTGAAGGCTCTGACCGATGCCCTACGCAAAGCACAAACGAG GAAAAGTAGTCTTCTCGATGTTCAGATGGAGGTGAATGCGGCCGTCTATGAACATAACGGAAGGAATCCCGGAGAAAACTACCACCTGGatgtcaaacacacattcaGGAAGGGTCTTTTATTAAATTAG